A region of Paractinoplanes abujensis DNA encodes the following proteins:
- a CDS encoding cyclase family protein: protein MRQYRAELNADVTFTTGGRLQAQGLRVDVPHLDVTEADLVTLLVGALGLRDVERVALSGIRTFAEPAPTGVPAAPRLRFVELSHVISDGMTTYPGMPSPVITAHLTWADSRPRYAEGTEFSLDKIEMVGQTGTYLDAPRHRYDGGTDLAGMPLERMADLPAVVVRTAGSGRRAVTEDDLEPYAVAGHAVLLHTGGDQGWGTPDYGLDAPYLTGAAAALLVERGAALVGIDSVNLDDNTDASAGERPAHTVLLAAGIPIVEHLTGLENLPPHGARFTAAPPRIVAFGTFPVRAYAQVPYEEAHDRTRSAGWLPTR, encoded by the coding sequence GTGCGGCAGTACCGGGCCGAGTTGAACGCCGACGTCACCTTCACCACCGGGGGTCGCCTGCAGGCGCAGGGCCTGCGGGTGGACGTGCCGCACCTCGACGTGACCGAGGCCGACCTGGTCACCCTCCTGGTCGGCGCGCTCGGGCTGCGTGACGTCGAGCGGGTCGCGCTGAGCGGGATCCGGACGTTCGCCGAGCCGGCGCCGACCGGGGTGCCCGCCGCGCCCCGGCTGCGCTTCGTCGAGCTCAGCCACGTGATCTCGGACGGCATGACCACGTATCCGGGCATGCCGTCGCCCGTCATCACGGCCCACCTGACCTGGGCCGACTCGCGCCCGCGCTATGCCGAGGGCACCGAGTTCAGCCTCGACAAGATCGAGATGGTGGGCCAGACGGGCACCTACCTCGACGCGCCGCGGCACCGCTACGACGGCGGCACCGACCTGGCCGGGATGCCGCTGGAACGGATGGCCGACCTGCCCGCCGTCGTCGTGCGCACGGCCGGCAGCGGACGCCGGGCGGTCACCGAGGACGACCTCGAGCCGTACGCGGTGGCCGGGCACGCCGTGCTGCTGCACACCGGCGGCGACCAGGGCTGGGGCACCCCGGACTACGGCCTCGACGCGCCCTACCTGACCGGCGCGGCGGCCGCGCTGCTGGTCGAGCGGGGCGCGGCCCTGGTCGGGATCGACTCGGTCAACCTGGACGACAACACCGACGCGAGTGCGGGCGAACGGCCGGCCCACACCGTGCTGCTGGCGGCGGGCATCCCGATCGTCGAGCACCTCACCGGCCTGGAGAACCTGCCACCGCACGGCGCCCGGTTCACCGCCGCGCCGCCCCGGATCGTGGCCTTCGGCACCTTCCCCGTACGGGCGTACGCCCAGGTCCCGTACGAGGAAGCGCACGACCGCACGCGCTCGGCGGGCTGGCTTCCCACCCGCTGA
- a CDS encoding tetratricopeptide repeat protein — MTERPVATPAEPDQLPPPAAPRAFNGPTEVAIAQAATLFEQLDIERAVATLEPALRADPGAIEGWILLARLRLALDQAPAALEAADQAIRLNANDPRPLALSSRALTVLGRHEDAVTMAYRAVIAEPRNALWHDRVAWALLAADRQIADAEQAARTAIGFDPTEAHYYYTHGVTLEALGHTDQARQALLTSLRMEPENPVAQHHLAVLNGEAERPAPTRKRGWRLFGRKG; from the coding sequence ATGACGGAGCGGCCCGTCGCCACCCCGGCCGAACCCGACCAGCTGCCGCCCCCCGCCGCCCCGCGCGCCTTCAACGGCCCCACCGAAGTGGCCATCGCCCAGGCGGCCACGCTCTTCGAGCAGCTCGACATCGAACGGGCCGTGGCGACCCTCGAACCGGCGTTGCGGGCCGACCCCGGCGCGATCGAGGGCTGGATTCTGCTGGCCCGCCTGCGGCTCGCCCTCGACCAGGCGCCGGCCGCGCTGGAGGCGGCCGACCAGGCCATCCGGCTCAACGCCAACGACCCGCGCCCGCTCGCCCTGTCGAGCCGTGCGCTCACCGTGCTCGGGCGGCACGAGGACGCGGTCACCATGGCCTACCGCGCGGTCATCGCGGAGCCCCGCAACGCGCTCTGGCACGACCGGGTGGCGTGGGCGCTGCTCGCGGCCGACCGGCAGATCGCCGACGCCGAGCAGGCCGCCCGTACGGCTATCGGCTTCGACCCGACCGAGGCGCACTACTACTACACCCACGGCGTGACGCTGGAAGCCCTCGGCCACACCGACCAGGCCCGCCAGGCGCTGCTCACGTCGCTGCGGATGGAGCCGGAGAACCCGGTCGCGCAGCACCACCTGGCCGTGCTCAACGGCGAGGCCGAGCGTCCGGCCCCGACCCGGAAGCGCGGCTGGCGCCTGTTCGGCCGCAAAGGCTGA
- a CDS encoding TMEM165/GDT1 family protein codes for MEGFLVATAVSFAVIFVAELGDKSQLMALTFATRFKTLPVLIGITVATAVVHLVSVGIGYGLGATLPTGWINLIAALAFLAFGAWTLRGDKLTDDEKTKAERSTGSAILAVGGAFFLAELGDKTMLATITLATQYGWFGTWLGSTVGMVAADALAIVVGRMLGRHLPEKAIKYGAAALFAIFGIWLLIEAIIELR; via the coding sequence GTGGAAGGCTTCCTCGTCGCGACGGCGGTCAGTTTCGCCGTCATCTTCGTGGCCGAGCTGGGTGACAAGTCCCAGCTCATGGCGCTGACGTTCGCGACCCGCTTCAAAACCCTCCCGGTGCTGATCGGCATCACGGTGGCCACCGCGGTCGTGCACCTGGTGTCGGTCGGCATCGGTTACGGCCTGGGCGCGACCCTGCCCACCGGCTGGATCAACCTGATCGCGGCCCTGGCCTTCCTCGCCTTCGGCGCCTGGACGCTGCGCGGCGACAAACTGACCGACGACGAGAAGACCAAGGCCGAGCGCAGCACCGGTTCGGCCATCCTGGCCGTGGGTGGCGCCTTCTTCCTGGCCGAGCTGGGCGACAAGACCATGCTGGCCACCATCACCCTGGCCACCCAGTACGGCTGGTTCGGCACGTGGCTGGGCTCGACGGTGGGCATGGTCGCGGCCGACGCGCTGGCCATCGTCGTGGGCCGCATGCTGGGCCGGCACCTGCCCGAGAAGGCCATCAAGTACGGCGCGGCCGCGCTCTTCGCTATCTTCGGCATCTGGTTGCTGATCGAAGCGATCATCGAACTGCGATAG
- a CDS encoding MarR family winged helix-turn-helix transcriptional regulator — MQPAPSITDADAAIAAGFERFYETLRRLTPRGPLSLTAASTLRRLERSGPHRLSELYAPEGISQPAMTQLVTRLEKEGLAERTDDPTDGRAVVVSITEAGRAAVAHRRAVRAAALSELLRGLTPEEHEAVMAALPALEKLSDLAL, encoded by the coding sequence GTGCAGCCTGCCCCCAGCATCACGGACGCCGACGCCGCCATCGCCGCGGGGTTCGAGCGCTTCTACGAGACGCTCCGCCGGCTCACGCCGCGCGGGCCGCTCAGCCTGACCGCGGCCTCGACGCTGCGCCGGCTCGAGCGTTCCGGACCGCACCGCCTCAGCGAGCTCTACGCCCCCGAGGGCATCAGCCAGCCCGCCATGACCCAGCTCGTGACCCGCTTGGAAAAGGAAGGTCTGGCCGAACGCACTGACGACCCCACCGACGGCCGCGCCGTGGTCGTCAGCATCACCGAGGCCGGCCGGGCCGCCGTGGCCCACCGCCGCGCGGTCCGCGCGGCCGCCCTGTCCGAGCTGCTGCGGGGCCTGACCCCCGAGGAGCACGAGGCCGTGATGGCCGCCCTCCCGGCCCTGGAGAAGCTCAGCGACCTCGCCCTCTGA
- a CDS encoding TetR/AcrR family transcriptional regulator, producing the protein MSAASPTATSVPAPRKASARDRLLAAADELFYAEGVHTVGIDRIIERAGVAKASLYSTFGSKDELVRAYLEGRHKLRRSRLLAGLEAYDDPRDRLLGVFEVLAELAGTPGFRGCPFYNASAESPAGGPVEEVSNANRAWTKGLFYELARDAGAHDPATLADQLVILYDGASAGARMDKNSQAAHTARTVAAALLAAATL; encoded by the coding sequence ATGTCCGCTGCGTCACCCACCGCCACCAGCGTTCCCGCTCCCCGTAAGGCCTCAGCCCGTGACCGCCTGCTGGCCGCCGCCGACGAACTGTTCTACGCCGAGGGCGTGCACACCGTCGGCATCGACCGCATCATCGAGCGGGCCGGCGTGGCCAAGGCCTCGCTCTACAGCACCTTCGGAAGCAAGGACGAGCTGGTCCGGGCCTACCTGGAGGGCCGGCACAAGCTACGCCGATCCCGGCTGCTGGCCGGCCTGGAGGCCTACGACGACCCCCGCGACCGCCTGCTCGGTGTGTTCGAGGTGCTGGCCGAACTGGCCGGTACGCCCGGCTTCCGAGGCTGCCCCTTCTACAACGCCAGCGCCGAATCCCCCGCCGGCGGCCCGGTCGAGGAGGTCTCGAACGCCAACCGCGCCTGGACCAAGGGCCTCTTCTACGAACTGGCCCGCGACGCCGGCGCCCACGACCCGGCCACCCTGGCCGACCAGCTGGTCATCCTCTACGACGGCGCCTCGGCCGGGGCCCGCATGGACAAGAACTCGCAGGCCGCCCACACCGCCCGCACCGTCGCCGCCGCCCTCCTGGCCGCGGCCACGCTCTGA
- a CDS encoding MFS transporter — translation MTTLTQAEPALRHRRLSRPVAFAAIAAIFVTFAAASAAPSPLYVVYQHLWGFSATTLTVIFAVYVVGLIGSLVMLGALSDHIGRRPVLAAAIGLEAVSLILFLTAGDVSILLLARLLQGIATGAAMTTLGAALVDLNPPHAPGRAGLINGIAPVAGLAIGALGCGALVQYGPSPTHFVWALLLAGMVLAAIVVARIPETSARRPGAAASLAPRLGVPARLRADVLALAPIIVASWAIGGLYLSLGPSVAAGVFDLSSHLIGGLVVTLLCGTGALTSYALRKVTTRRVLTIAGSLLTVGAVISVTGLELGSAVLAATGTVLSGIGFGASALASFGTLAVLAAPHERGELFAVALVIAYVAFSVPAVIAGFAATSAGLHDTALVYGLVVAALGAVALVAQRIRTNG, via the coding sequence GTGACCACCCTCACCCAAGCCGAACCGGCCCTGCGGCACCGGCGGCTGTCCCGCCCCGTCGCCTTCGCCGCGATCGCCGCGATCTTCGTGACGTTCGCCGCCGCGTCCGCCGCGCCGTCCCCGCTCTACGTGGTGTACCAGCATTTATGGGGCTTTTCGGCAACAACCCTGACGGTCATCTTCGCGGTGTACGTCGTCGGGCTGATCGGCTCGTTGGTGATGTTGGGCGCCCTCTCCGACCACATCGGCCGCCGCCCGGTGCTGGCCGCTGCGATCGGGCTCGAGGCGGTGTCGCTGATCCTCTTCCTGACCGCCGGCGACGTCTCGATCCTGCTGCTGGCCCGGCTGCTGCAGGGCATCGCGACCGGCGCCGCCATGACGACCCTGGGCGCGGCCCTGGTCGACCTCAACCCGCCGCACGCCCCGGGCCGGGCCGGTCTGATCAACGGGATCGCACCCGTCGCCGGGCTCGCGATCGGCGCCCTCGGCTGCGGCGCGCTGGTGCAGTACGGTCCCTCGCCCACCCACTTCGTCTGGGCGTTGCTGCTGGCCGGCATGGTGCTGGCCGCGATCGTGGTGGCCCGGATCCCCGAGACCTCGGCCCGCCGCCCCGGTGCCGCCGCCTCGCTCGCGCCCCGGCTCGGTGTCCCGGCCCGGCTGCGCGCCGACGTGCTCGCGCTGGCGCCGATCATCGTGGCCAGCTGGGCCATCGGCGGGCTCTACCTCTCTCTCGGGCCGTCCGTCGCGGCCGGTGTGTTCGACCTGAGCAGCCACCTGATCGGCGGCCTGGTCGTCACGCTGCTGTGCGGCACGGGCGCCCTGACCTCGTACGCGCTGCGCAAGGTGACCACCAGGCGAGTGCTCACCATCGCCGGGAGCCTGCTGACCGTGGGCGCCGTGATCAGCGTGACCGGTCTGGAACTGGGCAGCGCCGTGCTGGCCGCGACCGGCACCGTGCTCTCGGGGATCGGGTTCGGCGCGTCGGCCCTGGCCTCGTTCGGCACCCTGGCCGTCCTGGCCGCGCCGCACGAGCGTGGGGAGCTGTTCGCGGTCGCGCTCGTCATCGCGTACGTGGCCTTCAGCGTCCCGGCCGTGATCGCCGGTTTCGCCGCCACGTCCGCCGGTCTGCACGACACCGCCCTCGTCTACGGACTGGTCGTCGCCGCCCTGGGAGCGGTCGCCCTGGTGGCCCAGCGAATCCGTACAAACGGCTGA
- a CDS encoding alpha/beta hydrolase, giving the protein MRRLLAAATTIALVVIGVPASDARAADDRGVETDRTARAARTIKWSSCTEPALRTHQAQCGFVSVPLDHSDPNGKKIQIAVSRIKHTVPDAKFQGVMLVNPGGPGAKGRGLSVLGSLVPKQAGAAYDWIGFDPRGVGASKPALSCDNDYTGYNRPAYVPTTAKLEKTWLKRAEGYAKACAKSGGELLGHLKTLDTVRDMDLIRYELGARQINFYGFSYGTYLGQVYATRYPERVRRMVLDGVVNPARVWYDSNLDQDLAFDRNIQVYFGWLAKHHRVFRLGKTTREVRQRFYAEQKQLIRRPAGGVIGPAELTDIFLQAGYYTFGWNDIARAFSDWVREGDASGLKRLYDTNNPQGKDADNNYAVYLATQCTDAPWPTSWTKWTADNWQVHRKAPFETWANAWYNAPCRTWPAPSGIPVTVSGETVPPVLMVSETLDAATPFTGALEARKRFPRSVLVEGVGGTTHSGSLYGNRCVDDTIADYLASGRLPERQDGERSDKRCSPIEPPEPVAAATADTKAKRAPVPAARLEMQKLIAGR; this is encoded by the coding sequence ATGAGACGACTACTGGCGGCGGCCACGACGATCGCCTTGGTGGTGATCGGGGTCCCGGCGAGTGACGCGCGGGCCGCGGACGATCGAGGTGTGGAGACGGACCGGACCGCGCGAGCGGCCCGGACGATCAAATGGAGCTCGTGCACCGAGCCCGCCCTGCGGACGCACCAGGCCCAGTGCGGCTTCGTGAGCGTCCCGCTGGACCACTCCGACCCGAACGGCAAGAAGATCCAGATTGCCGTGTCCCGGATCAAGCACACCGTCCCGGACGCCAAGTTCCAGGGCGTCATGCTGGTCAACCCGGGCGGTCCGGGCGCCAAGGGCCGCGGCCTGTCGGTGCTGGGCTCGCTGGTGCCCAAGCAGGCCGGGGCGGCGTACGACTGGATCGGTTTCGACCCCCGCGGTGTAGGGGCCAGCAAGCCCGCGCTGAGCTGCGACAACGACTACACGGGATACAACCGCCCGGCGTACGTGCCGACCACGGCGAAGCTCGAGAAGACGTGGCTCAAGCGGGCCGAGGGCTACGCCAAGGCGTGCGCCAAGTCAGGTGGTGAGCTGCTCGGCCACCTCAAGACCCTGGACACCGTACGGGACATGGATCTGATCCGGTACGAGCTGGGCGCGCGGCAGATCAACTTCTACGGCTTCTCGTACGGGACGTACCTGGGCCAGGTCTACGCGACCCGCTACCCCGAGCGGGTGCGCCGGATGGTGCTCGACGGCGTCGTGAACCCCGCGCGCGTCTGGTACGACTCGAACCTCGACCAGGACCTGGCCTTCGACCGCAACATCCAGGTCTACTTCGGCTGGCTGGCCAAGCACCACCGGGTGTTCCGCCTCGGCAAGACCACCCGCGAGGTGCGGCAGCGTTTCTACGCCGAGCAGAAGCAACTGATCCGCCGGCCCGCGGGCGGGGTGATCGGCCCGGCCGAGCTCACCGACATCTTCCTGCAGGCCGGGTACTACACGTTCGGCTGGAACGACATCGCCCGGGCCTTCAGCGACTGGGTGCGCGAGGGCGACGCGAGCGGGCTCAAGCGCCTGTACGACACGAACAACCCGCAGGGCAAGGACGCCGACAACAACTACGCGGTCTACCTCGCCACCCAGTGCACCGACGCCCCCTGGCCCACGAGCTGGACCAAGTGGACCGCGGACAACTGGCAGGTGCACCGCAAGGCGCCCTTCGAGACCTGGGCCAACGCCTGGTACAACGCGCCCTGCCGGACGTGGCCGGCGCCCAGCGGGATCCCGGTCACCGTCTCCGGTGAGACCGTCCCGCCCGTGCTGATGGTCAGCGAGACGCTGGACGCGGCGACCCCGTTCACCGGCGCGCTGGAGGCCCGCAAGCGGTTCCCGCGCTCGGTGCTGGTCGAGGGGGTCGGCGGCACTACGCACTCCGGTTCGCTCTACGGCAACCGGTGCGTGGACGACACGATCGCCGACTACCTGGCCTCGGGCCGGCTGCCCGAGCGGCAGGACGGCGAGCGCTCCGACAAGCGCTGCTCGCCGATCGAGCCTCCCGAACCGGTGGCCGCGGCGACGGCCGACACCAAGGCCAAGCGGGCGCCGGTGCCCGCCGCACGCCTGGAGATGCAGAAACTCATCGCCGGACGGTGA
- a CDS encoding lysylphosphatidylglycerol synthase transmembrane domain-containing protein → MGAMAVQQQSARPTTGAPPWWRRGPTVAAIVVVVLGAELVLGWSALVEALTQLRTPQWNWVAAALAAELASMGTYARMQRALLRGAGTKVSIKRHVATAYAAHSLSATLPGGPVFSTTFNFQQLRRFGASPAVASWCIALSGVLSAGALVVIGAVGGLLARNTGSWHSLVGYAVAAVVVAFGVRQLAEHPQLLDRPVRAVLGGVNRVRRRPPGHGHDRLVGFVEQLREVRVHPANFAVAVVLALLNWLFDALCLWLCCVAVGAGGINPVGLVIAYCAGMAAASVPIVPGGLGVVDAALVLGLVASGLTSALAVAAVVLYRLISFGFIIGLGWLVWLAIRHKHRGERL, encoded by the coding sequence ATGGGGGCAATGGCCGTGCAGCAGCAGTCCGCCCGGCCCACGACCGGGGCGCCGCCGTGGTGGCGACGCGGGCCGACCGTGGCCGCCATCGTCGTGGTCGTTCTCGGCGCCGAGCTGGTGCTGGGCTGGTCGGCCCTGGTCGAGGCGCTGACCCAGCTGCGCACGCCGCAATGGAACTGGGTGGCCGCCGCGCTCGCCGCCGAGCTGGCCTCGATGGGCACGTACGCCCGGATGCAGCGGGCCCTGCTGCGCGGGGCCGGCACCAAGGTCAGCATCAAGCGGCACGTCGCGACCGCGTACGCGGCCCATTCGCTGAGCGCCACGCTGCCCGGCGGGCCGGTCTTCTCCACGACGTTCAACTTCCAGCAGCTGCGCCGGTTCGGGGCGTCCCCGGCGGTGGCGTCGTGGTGCATCGCGCTGAGCGGGGTGCTGTCGGCCGGTGCGCTGGTCGTGATCGGCGCGGTCGGTGGTCTGCTGGCCCGCAACACCGGCAGCTGGCACTCACTCGTGGGGTACGCCGTGGCCGCCGTGGTGGTCGCTTTCGGCGTACGCCAGCTGGCCGAGCATCCGCAACTGCTGGACCGCCCGGTGCGGGCCGTGCTGGGCGGGGTCAACCGGGTGCGCCGGCGCCCGCCCGGGCACGGTCACGACCGGTTGGTGGGCTTCGTCGAACAGCTGCGTGAGGTGCGCGTGCATCCGGCCAACTTTGCCGTGGCGGTCGTGCTGGCCCTGCTCAACTGGCTGTTCGACGCGCTCTGCCTGTGGCTGTGCTGCGTCGCCGTGGGCGCGGGCGGGATCAACCCGGTGGGCCTGGTCATCGCGTACTGCGCCGGGATGGCCGCGGCCAGTGTGCCGATCGTGCCCGGTGGGCTCGGAGTGGTCGACGCGGCGCTGGTGCTGGGCCTGGTCGCCAGCGGCCTGACCAGTGCCCTGGCGGTGGCCGCGGTGGTGCTCTACCGCCTGATCAGTTTCGGGTTCATCATCGGCCTGGGCTGGCTGGTCTGGCTGGCCATCCGGCACAAGCACCGCGGCGAGCGGCTCTAG
- a CDS encoding PD40 domain-containing protein, with the protein MTAEHDRLRASLQDLAEVAEPTDMYERAINRSRRIGRREAAVGTGAAMAVLVVLASGLWQMPRGREENIPVATGAQSADSPAPSKPASPAPAGASPTGSPGDLAGAPVRPPREGSKPPKQTKTAKPKSRTLSDLPGHVFYREHDGDPDVIRMSPTRGTSEVVLADAPSSVGISPDGYRIAYVSDGKLLVNESGGESKQVATDVVAADQAPVWSPEGSRLLVATSAPSVLDLESGAITPLPDGLASGQHFRWSGDGSTLVYATSHCGLKVADGDAGTSTSVPVLGDTQPQDNPDGLAACKPTSVDATGRRVTVPLQTTGESTTGTDTADAVVDTATGDLAVLPVAGTVVGAVFDPDGNLLVRTENDGKRLLSLFDSDNTLRVQAKEPPSVRDFDLLAYTR; encoded by the coding sequence ATGACCGCCGAGCACGACCGGCTCCGGGCCTCGCTGCAGGACCTGGCCGAGGTGGCCGAGCCCACCGACATGTACGAGCGGGCGATCAACCGTTCCCGCCGGATCGGCCGCCGGGAGGCCGCGGTCGGCACCGGCGCCGCCATGGCCGTGCTGGTGGTGCTGGCCAGCGGGTTGTGGCAGATGCCGCGGGGCCGGGAGGAGAACATCCCGGTCGCCACCGGGGCGCAGTCGGCCGATTCGCCCGCGCCGTCCAAGCCGGCCTCCCCGGCCCCCGCGGGCGCCTCCCCCACCGGCTCGCCCGGCGATCTGGCCGGGGCCCCGGTGCGCCCACCTCGCGAAGGCAGCAAACCACCGAAGCAGACCAAGACCGCCAAACCGAAGTCGCGAACGCTCTCCGATCTGCCGGGCCACGTCTTCTATCGGGAGCACGACGGTGATCCCGACGTGATCCGCATGTCGCCGACCCGGGGTACCAGCGAAGTCGTGCTGGCCGACGCGCCCTCCTCGGTCGGCATCTCGCCCGACGGCTATCGCATCGCGTACGTGTCGGACGGCAAGCTGCTGGTCAACGAGTCCGGTGGCGAGTCGAAGCAGGTGGCCACCGACGTGGTCGCGGCCGATCAGGCGCCGGTGTGGTCGCCCGAGGGCAGCCGGCTGCTGGTCGCCACCTCCGCCCCCAGCGTGCTCGACCTGGAGTCGGGCGCGATCACGCCGCTGCCCGACGGCCTCGCCTCTGGTCAGCATTTCCGCTGGTCGGGCGATGGCAGCACGCTGGTCTACGCGACGTCGCACTGCGGGCTCAAGGTGGCCGACGGCGACGCCGGCACGAGCACGAGCGTGCCGGTGCTGGGCGACACGCAGCCCCAGGACAACCCGGACGGCCTGGCCGCGTGCAAGCCGACCAGCGTCGACGCCACCGGGCGCCGGGTCACCGTGCCGCTGCAGACGACCGGTGAGAGCACCACGGGCACGGACACGGCGGACGCGGTGGTCGACACGGCGACCGGTGACCTGGCGGTGCTGCCGGTGGCGGGCACGGTGGTCGGCGCGGTCTTCGACCCGGACGGCAACCTGCTGGTGCGCACCGAGAACGACGGCAAACGACTGCTGTCGCTGTTCGATTCCGACAACACGCTGCGGGTGCAGGCCAAGGAGCCGCCCTCCGTCCGCGACTTCGACCTGCTCGCCTACACCCGCTGA